The Onychomys torridus chromosome 4, mOncTor1.1, whole genome shotgun sequence genome includes a window with the following:
- the Adra1d gene encoding alpha-1D adrenergic receptor, whose protein sequence is MTFRDLLSVTFEGPRSNSSTGGSGAGGGTGTARPEGPAVGGVPGTTGGGAVVGTGSGEDNQTSTGEPGAAAGGEVNGSAAVGGLVVSAQGVGVGVFLAAFILTAVAGNLLVILSVACNRHLQTVTNYFIVNLAVADLLLSAAVLPFSATMEVLGFWAFGRTFCDVWAAVDVLCCTASILSLCTISVDRYVGVRHSLKYPAIMTERKAAAILALLWAVALVVSVGPLLGWKEPVPPDERFCGITEEVGYAVFSSVCSFYLPMAVIVVMYCRVYVVARSTTRSLEAGIKREPGKASEVVLRIHCRGAGTSAKGTHGTQSSKGHTLRSSLSVRLLKFSREKKAAKTLAIVVGVFVLCWFPFFFVLPLGSLFPQLKPSEGVFKVIFWLGYFNSCVNPLIYPCSSREFKRAFLRLLRCQCRRRRRRLWRVYSHHWRASTGDQHPDCAPSLRVAPPGAPLALTAHPGPGSAGTSEAQAPVSGRRKPASALREWKLLGPLQRPTTQLRAKVSSLSHKIRSGGARRAETACTLRSEVEAVSLSVPHDRAEAVICPAYEPADYSNLRETDI, encoded by the exons ATGACTTTCCGCGACCTCCTGAGCGTCACTTTCGAAGGACCCCGCTCGAACAGTAGCACTGGGGGCTCCGGCGCGGGCGGTGGAACTGGCACGGCTAGACCGGAGGGCCCGGCGGTGGGCGGCGTGCCAGGGACCACTGGCGGCGGCGCTGTGGTGGGGACCGGCAGCGGCGAGGACAATCAGACCTCCACGGGAGAACCGGGGGCTGCGGCAGGCGGCGAGGTGAATGGCTCAGCGGCCGTCGGGGGGCTGGTGGTGAGTGCACAGGGCGTAGGAGTGGGGGTCTTCCTAGCAGCCTTCATCCTCACCGCTGTGGCAGGCAACCTGCTCGTCATCCTCTCGGTGGCCTGCAACCGCCACCTGCAGACGGTCACTAATTATTTCATCGTGAACCTGGCGGTGGCTGACCTACTGCTGAGTGCCGCTGTGCTGCCCTTCTCAGCCACTATGGAGGTTCTGGGCTTCTGGGCCTTCGGCCGGACCTTCTGCGACGTCTGGGCCGCGGTGGACGTGCTGTGCTGTACCGCCTCCATCCTTAGCCTCTGCACCATCTCTGTGGACCGGTACGTGGGCGTGCGCCACTCGCTCAAGTACCCAGCCATTATGACAGAGCGCAAGGCCGCTGCCATCCTGGCTCTGCTCTGGGCGGTGGCCCTGGTGGTGTCCGTGGGACCGCTGCTGGGCTGGAAGGAGCCAGTGCCCCCGGATGAGCGTTTCTGCGGCATCACCGAGGAAGTGGGCTATGCTGTCTTCTCTTCCGTGTGCTCCTTCTACCTACCCATGGCTGTGATCGTGGTCATGTACTGCCGCGTGTACGTGGTCGCGCGCAGCACCACGCGCAGCCTCGAGGCAGGCATCAAGCGGGAGCCAGGCAAGGCCTCCGAGGTGGTGCTGAGGATCCACTGTCGCGGTGCAGGCACTAGCGCCAAAGGAACCCATGGGACGCAGAGTAGTAAGGGCCACACCTTGCGCAGCTCGCTCTCTGTAAGGTTGCTCAAGTTTTCCCGGGAGAAGAAGGCCGCCAAGACGCTGGCCATCGTCGTGGGTGTCTTCGTCCTGTGCTGGTTTCCCTTCTTCTTCGTCTTGCCACTGG GCTCTCTGTTCCCGCAGCTGAAGCCATCCGAGGGCGtcttcaaggtcatcttctggcTGGGCTACTTCAACAGCTGTGTGAACCCGCTCATCTACCCCTGCTCCAGTCGCGAGTTCAAGCGCGCCTTCCTCCGCCTCCTGCGCTGCCAGTgtcgtcgccgccgccgccgcctctggCGCGTCTACAGCCACCACTGGCGAGCCTCGACGGGAGACCAGCATCCTGACTGTGCCCCCAGCCTGCGCGTCGCACCCCCGGGAGCCCCCCTGGCCCTCACTGCACACCCGGGCCCGGGCTCCGCAGGCACGTCCGAGGCGCAGGCTCCCGTCTCCGGCCGTCGAAAGCCAGCCTCCGCCCTCCGGGAGTGGAAACTGCTCGGGCCGCTGCAGAGACCCACGACCCAGCTGCGTGCGAAGGTGTCCAGCCTGTCCCACAAGATCCGCTCCGGGGGCGCACGGCGCGCGGAGACTGCGTGCACCCTGCGATCGGAGGTAGAGGCGGTGTCTCTAAGCGTTCCCCACGACCGGGCAGAGGCGGTCATCTGCCCTGCCTATGAACCAGCCGACTACAGCAATCTCCGGGAGACTGACATTTAA